In Xiphophorus hellerii strain 12219 chromosome 4, Xiphophorus_hellerii-4.1, whole genome shotgun sequence, a single genomic region encodes these proteins:
- the LOC116718178 gene encoding ephrin-B2a-like: protein MGGRARSCGAVILLAIVCSCRGVTLESIHWSSSNSKFTPGQGLVLYPQIGDKMDIVCPRADPSSGRTEEFYKVYLVTKSQMESCGVAKTDTPLLNCDKPDQDVKFTFKFQEFSPNLWGLEFLKGKDYYITSTSTGSLRGLDNTKGGVCRTKSMKLVLRVSQNSSDSLLTLQESPTRFPPAPPKTKTKDVFSKDVGSEAGQTDASGPGLIVWVISCSLSLLLVIVVVSVVLWRYYQRRRVPDRQRQQQHQPPASVSLSTLAVPKRDSFSSDNDGSDRSEVVFPLRPSESVICRHYERVSGEYGPPVYIVQEIMPQSPTNVYYKV from the exons ATGGGGGGACGCGCACGGAGCTGCGGCGCCGTGATCCTGCTCGCCATCGTTTGCTCCTGCCGGGGCGTCACGCTGGAGTCGATCCACTGGAGCAGCTCCAACTCAAA ATTCACTCCTGGTCAGGGTTTGGTGCTCTACCCTCAGATAGGGGACAAGATGGACATCGTGTGCCCCCGGGCTGACCCCTCCTCAGGGAGGACAGAGGAGTTCTACAAAGTCTACCTGGTGACCAAAAGTCAGATGGAGAGCTGCGGCGTGGCCAAGACTGACACGCCCTTGCTGAACTGTGACAAGCCTGACCAGGACGTCAAGTTCACGTTCAAGTTTCAGGAGTTCAGCCCAAACCTCTGGGGCCTGGAGTTCCTCAAGGGGAAGGACTATTACATCACCT CCACCTCCACAGGATCTCTGAGAGGGCTGGATAATACCAAAGGAGGGGTGTGCAGGACCAAATCCATGAAACTGGTGCTGAGAGTCAGCCAGA ACTCCTCTGATTCACTTTTAACGCTTCAGGAGTCACCAACCAGGTTCCCACCTGCACCACCAAAGACCAAGACCAAGGATGTCTTCTCAAAAG ATGTGGGTTCTGAAGCCGGACAGACTGACGCGTCTGGGCCAGGACTCATTGTGTGGGTCATTTCCTGCAGCTTGAGCCTCCTGCTGGTCATTGTAGTTGTTTCAGTGGTGCTGTGGAGGTACTATCAACGTCGCCGTGTTCCTGACCgccagcggcagcagcagcaccagccgCCTGCCTCCGTATCCCTCAGCACTTTGGCTGTGCCAAAGCGGGACAGCTTTAGCAGCGACAATGACGGCTCAGACCGCAGCGAGGTTGTCTTCCCTCTGCGGCCTTCCGAAAGTGTGATCTGCCGTCACTACGAGCGTGTGAGTGGCGAATATGGCCCTCCTGTGTATATAGTTCAGGAGATAATGCCTCAGAGCCCCACCAACGTCTACTACAAAGTCTAA